A window from Synechococcus sp. RSCCF101 encodes these proteins:
- a CDS encoding nucleotidyltransferase domain-containing protein produces the protein MLEAVRLWSAERKREVASLQKVGVFGSYGRGTASVGSDLDLLLLDAAAEGPQHQRLRQWPLERLPLSCDALVLTPDELTALLSSGNRMASELKRDLRWLA, from the coding sequence GTGCTCGAGGCGGTGCGGCTCTGGTCGGCAGAGCGGAAGCGAGAGGTTGCGTCGCTGCAGAAGGTTGGGGTGTTCGGGAGTTATGGGCGCGGCACGGCCTCAGTGGGCAGTGACCTGGATCTGCTGCTTCTGGATGCAGCGGCAGAGGGCCCCCAGCACCAGCGCCTGCGCCAATGGCCGCTGGAGCGCCTGCCGCTCAGCTGCGACGCGCTTGTGCTCACGCCGGACGAGCTGACCGCCCTGCTGTCCAGCGGCAACCGCATGGCGTCCGAGCTGAAGCGCGATCTGCGCTGGCTGGCTTGA